One Candidatus Methanomethylicota archaeon genomic window carries:
- a CDS encoding glycosyltransferase family 4 protein, translating to MVTITFMHHTDIMGSGIDTVFHQLMIRAHKWFDKVYYLTVKTDYVNSSNHILIKPFLDVDNRMIRNLFFLWPPSLISALKIIEKSDVVLCSSFPMALLFLQARRPLKCFIGWGRAPPAPYLSLHEKIYMTVSWLIEKEALRYADIRLSPSRFVQQMYKRDGIQTTFMYLDGIDFKTFDYKKFNDKKKLKKQFTGSEDKHIISFVGRIVPHKNIEALILAMKKIVKEDCNTMLLIAGPKDVPYYYNYLTLLIKQLGLEKFIRFLGKLNWYELASLYAASDLYVSPSLWEGFFRAEPYAMKVPMILFDVASASETVIDGVTGKLVKEISSDALADAILDLLNDEERRKEMGEAGYKWAYENLSFDNIAEKLFTLILKYL from the coding sequence ATGGTTACGATAACTTTTATGCATCATACAGATATTATGGGTAGCGGTATAGATACTGTCTTTCATCAATTAATGATCAGAGCGCATAAATGGTTTGACAAGGTATATTATCTTACTGTAAAGACAGATTATGTGAACTCATCAAATCATATACTTATTAAGCCTTTTTTAGATGTTGATAATAGAATGATTAGAAATTTATTCTTTCTATGGCCTCCCTCCTTAATTTCGGCTTTAAAAATTATTGAGAAAAGTGATGTTGTACTTTGCTCTTCGTTTCCCATGGCACTTTTATTTCTCCAAGCTCGAAGACCACTAAAATGTTTCATTGGCTGGGGGAGGGCCCCTCCAGCTCCTTACTTGAGTCTTCACGAGAAAATATATATGACGGTTTCTTGGTTAATTGAAAAGGAAGCATTAAGATATGCAGATATAAGACTTAGCCCTTCAAGATTTGTCCAACAGATGTATAAACGTGATGGTATACAAACAACATTTATGTATTTAGATGGTATTGATTTTAAGACTTTTGATTATAAAAAATTTAATGACAAGAAAAAGCTAAAGAAACAATTTACTGGAAGCGAAGATAAGCATATAATCTCGTTCGTTGGTAGAATAGTTCCGCATAAGAACATAGAAGCTTTAATCTTAGCAATGAAAAAAATTGTTAAAGAGGATTGTAACACAATGCTTTTAATCGCTGGACCCAAAGATGTTCCTTACTATTACAATTATCTTACATTATTAATCAAACAACTTGGATTAGAGAAATTTATAAGATTCCTCGGTAAGCTAAATTGGTATGAATTAGCGTCGTTATATGCAGCTAGCGATCTCTATGTTTCACCCTCGCTCTGGGAAGGGTTCTTCAGAGCTGAGCCATACGCGATGAAAGTTCCTATGATTCTATTTGATGTAGCATCCGCATCTGAGACCGTAATCGATGGTGTTACAGGAAAACTGGTAAAGGAGATCTCTAGCGATGCCCTAGCGGATGCTATACTAGACTTGCTAAACGACGAAGAGCGCCGTAAAGAGATGGGCGAGGCCGGCTATAAATGGGCTTACGAAAATCTTAGCTTTGATAACATAGCAGAAAAATTATTCACACTTATTTTAAAATATTTGTAA
- a CDS encoding glycosyltransferase family 4 protein, which yields LYWAFDVTVNPSISRTESIPLTMLESMACGTPVIVTDVGGNREIFDNASHKFGILIQPEDEQLISAIIEALDKREYLSKGARLEAIKYDWKNVTKALHEIYQELI from the coding sequence AATTATACTGGGCATTCGATGTTACAGTAAATCCTTCAATAAGTAGAACCGAATCGATCCCACTTACAATGCTAGAATCTATGGCATGTGGGACACCTGTTATCGTTACTGACGTGGGAGGAAATCGTGAAATTTTCGATAATGCTTCTCATAAATTTGGTATATTAATTCAACCTGAGGATGAACAGCTAATTTCAGCTATAATTGAGGCATTAGATAAGAGAGAATATTTATCAAAAGGAGCTAGACTTGAAGCGATTAAATATGATTGGAAAAATGTTACTAAGGCGTTACATGAAATATATCAAGAGCTTATCTAA